From the Anaeromyxobacter dehalogenans 2CP-1 genome, the window CCGCGAGCACGTGCTCGCGCTCCACCTCGTGCAGCGGCCGGATCACGCCGGGTCGCGCCGGGGCGGGGGGCGCGTGGCGCAGCGCCTCCGGCAGATCGTCGACGCCCACCTGGTTCCCGGCGGACAGCGCCACCGCGTACTCCACCGCGTTCTGCAGCTCCCGCACGTTGCCGGGCCACGGATAGCGCACCAGCAGGTCCGCCACCTGCGCCGTGAACCCGGTGACCGGCCGGTGCGCGCTGCGGGACAGCTTCGCGAGGAAACAGCGCGCCAGCGGGACCACGTCGTCCGGCCGATCGCGCAGCGGCGGCACGCGCAGCTCGATGACGTTGAGCCGGTAGAAGAGGTCCTGGCGGAAGCGGCCGGACGCCACCTCGACGGCGAGGTCACGGTTCGTCGCCGCGACGATCCGCACGTCCACCTTGCGCGAGCGGCTGTCTCCCACGGGGCGGACCTCGCGCTCCTGGAGCGCGCGCAGGAGCTTCACCTGCATCGCGGGCGAGACCTCGCCCACCTCGTCCAGGAACAGCGTGCCGCCGTCGGCGGCCTCGAACAGGCCCACCGCGTCCGTCTCGGCGCCGGTGAACGCCCCCTTCACGTGGCCGAACAGCTCGCGCTCGAGCAGCGTCTCCGGGATCGCGCCGCAGTTCACGGCCACGAACGGCCCGCCGGCGCGCTCCGAGGAGCGGTGGACGAGGCGCGCCACCTCCTCCTTCCCCACGCCGCTCTCGCCCGTCACCACCACCGACGAGCCGGTGCGCGCCACGCTGCGCGCGCGCTCCAGCACCCGGCGCATCGCCTCGCTGCGCGCGACCAGGCCGGTGTCCTGGTCGGAGCAGGTCGCGAGCCGCTCCAGCTCCGCCTGGCGCTCGCGCAGGCGACGCTCGGTGCGCCGCAGCTTGCTCGACACCTCCTGCAGCGCGTGATCGATCGACTCCATGTGGTAGTAGGGCAGGTGGCGCTCCAGCTCCGGGCCCCAGCGCTCCTTGAAGCGCGCGGCGATGTGGCACTCGGAGTCGCCCTTGCCGACGCAGCGGTCCTCGATGACGTAGACCTCGCGCCGCTCCTTGTACGAGAGGTAGCCGCTCGCGAAGGCGGCCGAGGTCCAGCACACCGGCTCGTCGGAGAGCCCGATGTGCAGCAGGTGCTGCTCGGCCTCGTAGGAGCGGTGCCACACCGTCTCGACCAGCGGCGCGTCGCCGAGGCCGTCGGTGCGGACGTTCTCCCCGAGGATGAACTGGCCCTTCAGCGGCGGCAGGAACGGGCCGGCCTTCCCCTCCTTCCAGAGGTCCGGGTGCTCGTGCTCGAGCGCCTCGCCCACGCGCCACCCGTGGGCGTAGCCGAACCGCGTCAGGACGCCGCGGGCCGCGAACGTCCCGAACGCGTTCGTGAGCTCCTTGCGCAGCAGGCCGAGGGCCACCGCGTCGAACAGCACCACGCGCTGGCCCATGAAGCGGATCACCCCGCCCCTGGGATCGAACGAGAGGATCTCCCTCAGGTCGAGGTCCTCGATGCGCATCGCCGCTCCGGTTTCTCGAAACGGGAGGTCCGTTTCTCAGGACGAGTGATGCGCCCAGCCGCGTCCAGGGAAAAGCGGCGTGAGGTCGCAGGACTGCAGGTGTCGCGGGCGGTTCACGGTCCGTGCTGCGGCATGCGGCCGCGCCGGGACGCGGCGCCGGCGCGGACCGCCGGTCGCAGGCGGTTCTCGAAACGAGTCACCGGTTCTCGGAACGAGCGACCGGCCGCGGGCCGGCCGCCCGAAAAGACCCGTGAAGTCCATGAACGGTGCGTCACGCCCCGGGTGGCACGTCGGGTGCTCGAGGGCTCCTCGCCGTGCGCCGGACCGCGACGCGGCGCCGCGGCGCACGGCTCGGCGCACCGGGGCTGACGGAGCGTCCGTCTGCCACCGCCAGGCCGACGCGACCGTCAACGGGTGCGCCCACTGCCACACGTTCGACTCGAGGTGCCGTAGCCGTCCAACCCGCTGCACGACGCAGATCGAACATGAACATGACCCACAGACGCTCCCTGGCGCTCCTCGCGGCGCTCCTCCTCCCTGCGGCGGCCTCCGCGCTGGAGGGCGACGTGACCCTGTACGGCACGCTGATGCCGTTCTTCGACAACGCGCGCGTGTCCGACCCGACGCGCCCCGGCCTCTCGCCCGCGACCGGCGGCGCGACGCAGGTCTCCGATGCTGCGTACACGGGCGTCGCCATCCCGCAGCGCTTCCGCCTCACCTCCGGCACGTCCAACATCGGGTTCAAGGGCGGGTTCGACGTGCTGGGCGAGGACCTGCAGGTGTTCTTCCAGGTGGAGAGCGCGGTCAGCCCCGACGGCGACGCGCCGAACGCCTGGGCCTCGCGCAACAGCGCGGTCGGCGTGAAGGGCAAGTTCGGCCGCGCGTTCTTCGGCAACTGGGACACGCCGTACAAGTACCCGGTGCTGCTGGTCGGCGCGGTCCGCGGCCTGAACCCGTTCGACAACACCATCACCGCGAACCCCGGCTTCGGCGTCCCCGGCACCACCACCCAGAGCGGCCGGGTGAACGGGAAGGCCGACGCGGCCTTCAACCGCCGGCAGGGCAACAGCGTCCAGTACTGGACGCCCGAGCTCTACGGGTTCTCGGCGCGCCTCGCGTACTCGGCCAACGAGTCGAGGACCGTGGCGTCGGCCACCGCGCCGTCCATCAGCCCGACGATCTCCTCGGGCCTGGTGAGCTGGGCCTACGGGCCGCTGCTCCTGCGGTACGCGTACGAGCGGCACCAGGACTACTTCGGCCTGTCGCAGCTGGGCGGCTCGCCGGTGTCGCTGACGAACCGGTCGTCCACCGACCAGGGCCACGAGGCGATCGCGCAGCTGGCGCTCCCCACCGGGACGCGCGTCTCGCTGGTGGGCGAGCGGCTCTCCTACGAGAACGAGGATCGGGCCGTGGGCGCGGTGCGCGAGTACGCCCGGCTGGCCTACTACGCGCTCCTGCAGCAGCGCTTCGGCGCGCACCAGGTGTTCGGCTCGTTCGGCCAGTCCGACGCGGGCGAGTGCAAGGTGGTGGGCGGCGGCGCCTGCACCGTGAACGGCCTCGGCGCCACGCAGTGGAACGCCGGCTACTCGTACGCGCTCACCAAGGCGGCGGACGTGTACGTCGCGTACTACGAGACGCGGAACGACCGCTCCGCCAGCTACGGCGTGGTGGGCGGGCCGGGCGCGGTCGCGCCGGGCGGCGACACCCGCGGCTTCGGCCTGGGCCTGCTGTACACGTTCGCGGCGACGGCCAACGTCGGCGCGCCGAAGGGTTCCCCGTAGAGCGCACGGGGACGAGGGGCACCCCGGCCGCCTTCCTCCGCGGCCGGGGCGCTCCTCGCAGTCTTCGCCGGGCCGGGCGGGCGCCGGGAGCTGCTCGCGCCGCCAGCGCCGAGGACGCTCGGTGGTGGCGGCGCTGCGTCTTGCGGACGTGACGCCCTCGTCCGCCGCCGCCGTCCCGGGATCGTCCGCTCCGGGTCCCCGCCGGCTCACCGCGAACGCTCGCGCGGGTCGGGGCGCAGCGAGCCGCCTCACCCACGTCCCGGAACCGACGGCTCGGACACCCCCGCGGGCGATCACGTCGCCGCTGCCCGCGGGCGGGCGGCGCCGGGCGCGTTTCAGATTGCCCGCGCCCGTTTCAGAGAGAAACCGCGCAGCGCCGCGCACCTCGATATCCGCGCGCAATTGCAGCGCGCCGCGGGCGCAGCACGTGGCACGGGCCATGTAACCCGGACGGGCATGTCGCCCGGTCCCGAGCCCCGAAGCCGCGCCTCGCGCGCCCTGGAGTGGATCTTCGCCGCCCTGCTGCTGGGGGCGTCGTCGGCCATCCTGATCGCAGCGGCGGTGAGCCGGGCGGACACGCACTATGCGTGGATCCGGCCCGCGGGCGATCCCGCGCGCGGCGACGTCACGGCGGCGCAGGTTCGCGAGCGCCTGCACGAGGTGCTCGATCCCGAGCTCGGGATCGACGTCGTCGATCTCGGGCTCGTCTACGAGATCGCCGAGCCGAGGGAGGGGAAGGTGGCCCTGGTGATGACGCTCACCGTCCCCGGCTGCCCGTTCGCGAAGCAGCTCGTCGAGGACGTCCGTCGGGCGCTCTTCGCGCACCCCGGCGTGAAGGAGGTGTCGCTCACCGTGACGCTGGATCCTCCCTGGAGCTGGGAGCGGGTCGCGCCGGAGGTCCGCAAGCGGATGATCGAGCACGGCGCCGGGGCGGAGGAGCGGTCATGACGCTCCTCGGGCCGCTCTCCAGCGGCTTCCTGCTCGGCCTGGGAACCGGACCGCTCTGCTTCATCGGCTGCATCCCGCTGGCGCTGCCCTTCGCGCTGCCCGGCCCGGACGCAGGGCCAGGGTCGCGCCGCGGCGGATGGGGGTTCCTGCTGAAGTTCCTGGCCGGCCGGCTGGTCGCCTACTCGACCGTGGGCGTGCTCACCGGCCTCGCGTCGTCCCTGGCTGGCCCGCTGCGCCGCTGGGTGACGCCGGTGTGGCTCGCGCTCAGCCTGGTGCTGATCCTCCACGGGCTCGGGCGCGGCCTCGGGCACCGCGGGCTCTGCGGCGCGACCACGCGCCTGGTGCGGTCGCGCGCGTTCCCGTTCCTGCTCGGCCTCGCCGCGGCGCTCTCGGTCTGTCCGCCGTTCCTG encodes:
- a CDS encoding sigma-54-dependent Fis family transcriptional regulator, which encodes MRIEDLDLREILSFDPRGGVIRFMGQRVVLFDAVALGLLRKELTNAFGTFAARGVLTRFGYAHGWRVGEALEHEHPDLWKEGKAGPFLPPLKGQFILGENVRTDGLGDAPLVETVWHRSYEAEQHLLHIGLSDEPVCWTSAAFASGYLSYKERREVYVIEDRCVGKGDSECHIAARFKERWGPELERHLPYYHMESIDHALQEVSSKLRRTERRLRERQAELERLATCSDQDTGLVARSEAMRRVLERARSVARTGSSVVVTGESGVGKEEVARLVHRSSERAGGPFVAVNCGAIPETLLERELFGHVKGAFTGAETDAVGLFEAADGGTLFLDEVGEVSPAMQVKLLRALQEREVRPVGDSRSRKVDVRIVAATNRDLAVEVASGRFRQDLFYRLNVIELRVPPLRDRPDDVVPLARCFLAKLSRSAHRPVTGFTAQVADLLVRYPWPGNVRELQNAVEYAVALSAGNQVGVDDLPEALRHAPPAPARPGVIRPLHEVEREHVLAALRTAGGNKVATAAGLHIGLATLYRKLKEYGEPAP
- a CDS encoding porin, with the protein product MTHRRSLALLAALLLPAAASALEGDVTLYGTLMPFFDNARVSDPTRPGLSPATGGATQVSDAAYTGVAIPQRFRLTSGTSNIGFKGGFDVLGEDLQVFFQVESAVSPDGDAPNAWASRNSAVGVKGKFGRAFFGNWDTPYKYPVLLVGAVRGLNPFDNTITANPGFGVPGTTTQSGRVNGKADAAFNRRQGNSVQYWTPELYGFSARLAYSANESRTVASATAPSISPTISSGLVSWAYGPLLLRYAYERHQDYFGLSQLGGSPVSLTNRSSTDQGHEAIAQLALPTGTRVSLVGERLSYENEDRAVGAVREYARLAYYALLQQRFGAHQVFGSFGQSDAGECKVVGGGACTVNGLGATQWNAGYSYALTKAADVYVAYYETRNDRSASYGVVGGPGAVAPGGDTRGFGLGLLYTFAATANVGAPKGSP
- a CDS encoding metal-sulfur cluster assembly factor produces the protein MSPGPEPRSRASRALEWIFAALLLGASSAILIAAAVSRADTHYAWIRPAGDPARGDVTAAQVRERLHEVLDPELGIDVVDLGLVYEIAEPREGKVALVMTLTVPGCPFAKQLVEDVRRALFAHPGVKEVSLTVTLDPPWSWERVAPEVRKRMIEHGAGAEERS
- a CDS encoding sulfite exporter TauE/SafE family protein, whose product is MTLLGPLSSGFLLGLGTGPLCFIGCIPLALPFALPGPDAGPGSRRGGWGFLLKFLAGRLVAYSTVGVLTGLASSLAGPLRRWVTPVWLALSLVLILHGLGRGLGHRGLCGATTRLVRSRAFPFLLGLAAALSVCPPFLLAVAYAMDRSGQVLGGVAFFLAFFVATTLYVLPIAMLGYLPRRELWQRVGRVASVIAGAALLAQGLRELLA